Proteins found in one Scardovia inopinata JCM 12537 genomic segment:
- a CDS encoding ribonuclease HII, with translation MCPHWRVEAALAAGPDNPQWIIGCDEVGRGCLAGPVMVGACAFRLPDLRPPDYASEHKFDYESDYESAMTASIPSGLKDSKLLTEKKREALYDPLASWSDTWAVGSASNKEIDQVGIISALGLAAVRALDQIGQTISGSSSEAVDASEETEDTDDHSSREARGLSQLPASLILDGPYDYISPILQSILLPDQIRSRFAFRLSVTTVVKGDQTCASVAAASVMAKVTRDRYMIRLADKNPQWEPYGWARNKGYGTAQHRRAIKDLGPTSYHRVSWCKLNE, from the coding sequence ATGTGTCCTCATTGGCGAGTTGAAGCCGCTCTGGCTGCCGGTCCGGATAATCCCCAGTGGATTATTGGCTGCGATGAAGTCGGTCGTGGCTGTCTGGCTGGGCCTGTTATGGTTGGGGCATGTGCTTTCCGCCTGCCGGATCTGCGCCCGCCTGATTATGCATCTGAGCACAAATTTGATTATGAATCCGACTACGAATCAGCCATGACTGCTTCTATACCCAGTGGTTTGAAGGATTCCAAGCTGCTGACTGAAAAGAAGCGGGAAGCTCTCTACGATCCTCTTGCTTCCTGGTCTGATACCTGGGCTGTGGGATCTGCCTCGAATAAGGAAATAGATCAGGTAGGAATTATTAGCGCCTTGGGATTGGCAGCAGTTCGGGCCCTGGATCAGATAGGACAGACAATCAGTGGCTCTTCTTCTGAGGCTGTAGATGCGTCTGAGGAGACTGAAGACACCGATGATCACAGCAGCCGGGAGGCCCGAGGCCTGAGCCAGCTTCCTGCCTCCCTGATCTTGGATGGGCCTTACGATTACATCAGTCCTATACTTCAATCTATTCTTCTGCCTGACCAGATTCGTTCCCGCTTCGCTTTCAGACTGTCGGTGACGACTGTGGTGAAAGGGGACCAGACCTGCGCCAGCGTAGCTGCTGCTTCTGTCATGGCTAAGGTAACCAGGGATCGTTATATGATTCGATTGGCTGATAAAAATCCTCAATGGGAACCATATGGCTGGGCGCGCAATAAAGGGTATGGGACAGCCCAGCACAGACGGGCAATAAAAGATTTGGGGCCAACTTCTTATCACAGGGTGAGCTGGTGCAAGCTGAACGAATAA
- the pgm gene encoding phosphoglucomutase (alpha-D-glucose-1,6-bisphosphate-dependent) translates to MVATNAGMPATEKDLINVTEVLDSYYNLVPDVSVPEQRVAFGTSGHRGSSLKTSFNEAHIVVISQAIAEYRKNAKVTGPLYLGRDTHALSLPAWKTAIEVLVANGVRVRIDSRDDYTPTPTVSQAILTHNRAADGSQRFSGDDLADGIVVTPSHNPPTDGGFKYDPPTGGPAPAETTNAIAQRANELLPNWKNVARVPYSQAVTSDLVERFDYREHYVDDLKNVIDLDLIKSSGVRLGIDPLGGASVNYWELINEKYGLNIGLVNPKVDPQWSFMTIDHDGKIRMDPSSPYAMKGLVDRLNAGAWDQYDLVGGTDPDADRHGIVCPGSGVMNPNHYIAVCVEYLFGGNRPGWPEGSGIGKTLVSSSLIDRVAASINAKLVEVPVGFKWFVDPLFNGEVGFGGEESSGMSFLRFDGRVWTTDKDGIIPDLLAAEITAKTGKTPAQLHDEQVARFGQSWYKRVDTPTTLEQKQKFASLTPDSVTDTTLGGEAIEQKMTEAPGNGAPIGGIKVTTKNNWFAARPSGTENIYKVYAESFISEETLDKVLDEATAVVNKALAD, encoded by the coding sequence ATGGTTGCAACAAATGCGGGAATGCCCGCCACCGAAAAAGATCTCATTAATGTCACTGAGGTTTTGGATTCTTACTACAACCTCGTTCCTGATGTTTCTGTACCTGAGCAGCGAGTTGCTTTTGGTACCTCCGGGCACCGGGGATCAAGTCTGAAGACTTCCTTCAATGAAGCTCACATTGTAGTAATTTCTCAAGCCATCGCTGAATATCGCAAGAATGCCAAGGTCACCGGTCCGCTTTATCTGGGCCGTGACACCCACGCCCTAAGCCTGCCGGCATGGAAGACCGCCATCGAAGTCCTCGTTGCCAACGGAGTTCGCGTTCGCATTGATTCTCGCGATGATTACACCCCCACACCTACTGTTTCCCAGGCTATCCTAACCCACAATCGCGCCGCAGACGGCAGTCAGCGGTTCAGTGGGGATGACCTGGCAGACGGCATTGTGGTCACTCCATCCCATAATCCTCCAACAGACGGCGGCTTCAAGTATGACCCACCCACCGGCGGGCCTGCCCCGGCTGAGACAACCAATGCCATTGCTCAGCGCGCCAACGAGCTCCTCCCCAACTGGAAGAATGTGGCCCGTGTGCCATACAGCCAGGCCGTCACGTCCGATCTGGTTGAGCGCTTTGATTATCGCGAGCATTATGTGGACGATCTGAAAAACGTTATTGATCTTGATCTGATCAAGAGTTCCGGAGTCCGTTTGGGAATTGACCCCTTGGGTGGGGCTTCGGTGAACTATTGGGAACTGATCAACGAGAAATACGGCCTCAATATTGGCCTAGTAAACCCGAAAGTTGACCCGCAGTGGTCCTTCATGACCATCGATCACGATGGAAAGATTCGCATGGATCCCAGTTCTCCCTATGCCATGAAGGGACTGGTAGACAGGCTCAATGCCGGCGCATGGGATCAGTACGACCTGGTAGGCGGTACCGACCCAGATGCTGATCGGCACGGAATTGTTTGCCCTGGCAGCGGTGTGATGAACCCGAACCATTATATTGCTGTCTGCGTGGAATACCTCTTTGGCGGTAATAGGCCCGGCTGGCCGGAAGGCTCAGGCATTGGCAAGACTCTGGTCTCCTCTTCCCTAATTGACCGCGTTGCCGCTTCTATTAACGCAAAGCTGGTGGAAGTTCCCGTTGGCTTCAAATGGTTCGTGGATCCGCTCTTTAACGGCGAAGTCGGTTTTGGCGGCGAAGAAAGCTCTGGAATGAGCTTCCTGCGTTTCGACGGCCGTGTATGGACAACTGACAAAGACGGCATTATTCCCGATCTTCTCGCGGCAGAGATAACGGCCAAGACCGGTAAGACCCCTGCTCAGCTTCATGATGAGCAGGTTGCACGTTTCGGACAGAGCTGGTACAAGCGGGTTGACACCCCTACCACCCTGGAGCAGAAGCAAAAGTTTGCCAGCCTGACCCCTGATTCCGTGACCGACACCACCCTCGGTGGTGAGGCCATTGAGCAGAAGATGACTGAGGCTCCCGGCAATGGTGCTCCCATTGGAGGAATTAAGGTAACAACCAAGAATAATTGGTTCGCTGCCCGTCCCTCTGGCACGGAGAACATCTACAAGGTATACGCAGAATCCTTCATTTCAGAAGAAACTCTGGACAAGGTTCTCGATGAGGCAACAGCTGTTGTCAACAAGGCCTTAGCCGACTAA
- the rpsO gene encoding 30S ribosomal protein S15, giving the protein MALSNEEKQSIISEYATHEGDTGSPEVQVALLTARINNLTGHMKQHKHDNHSNRGLLLMVGERSRMLNYLKDKDINRYRSLIERLGLRH; this is encoded by the coding sequence ATGGCACTGAGTAATGAAGAAAAGCAGTCGATCATTTCCGAATACGCGACTCATGAGGGTGACACTGGTTCTCCCGAAGTCCAGGTTGCACTGCTCACCGCACGTATTAACAATCTGACTGGTCATATGAAGCAGCACAAGCACGACAATCATTCTAACCGTGGTTTGCTCCTTATGGTTGGTGAACGCAGCCGGATGCTGAATTATTTGAAGGATAAGGATATTAATCGTTATCGTTCTCTGATTGAGCGCCTTGGCTTGCGTCACTAA
- the lepB gene encoding signal peptidase I, giving the protein MEHKNTSSSADQNQRTPRQAFSRNYDSHANSHRGGYIIPQYGKRAAQRRAAIRSFVETLVMILIIGVIVVSLRLFVVTQYIIPSASMADTLPVGSHVLANKLMRKESSLKRGYVIVFRDTRNWLSSAESSQSQGFLGALTQKITGDKTGQGYLIKRIIGLPGDTVSCKGSGYPIMVNGHPIKEPYLKTGVNPSDVAFRVTVTAGNIFVMGDNRSNSADSRFHTDDGNNGLVPISAVAAVAVAVVWPLSQWKTLTSETGVFAGV; this is encoded by the coding sequence ATGGAGCATAAAAATACCAGCTCTTCAGCAGATCAGAACCAGAGAACCCCCCGGCAGGCCTTTTCCCGGAATTATGATTCTCATGCGAATTCTCACCGGGGCGGCTACATCATTCCTCAATATGGCAAGAGGGCAGCGCAGCGCAGGGCTGCAATCCGGAGTTTTGTGGAAACTCTTGTCATGATTCTGATTATAGGAGTCATTGTGGTTTCTCTGCGTTTGTTTGTAGTGACTCAGTATATTATTCCTTCTGCTTCCATGGCCGATACTTTGCCTGTCGGCTCTCATGTTCTTGCCAATAAGCTGATGCGCAAGGAATCATCCCTGAAAAGGGGGTATGTGATTGTCTTCCGCGATACCCGCAACTGGCTGTCGTCGGCTGAGAGTTCTCAATCTCAGGGGTTTTTGGGAGCGCTGACCCAAAAGATTACTGGAGATAAGACTGGTCAGGGCTATCTGATCAAAAGGATCATTGGCCTGCCTGGTGATACGGTTTCCTGCAAGGGAAGCGGTTACCCCATTATGGTCAATGGACATCCGATCAAAGAACCTTATCTAAAAACCGGGGTCAACCCCAGCGATGTGGCCTTTCGGGTAACAGTAACTGCTGGGAACATTTTTGTTATGGGAGATAATCGCTCTAACTCTGCTGATTCCCGTTTCCACACCGATGACGGCAACAATGGGCTGGTCCCCATTTCTGCCGTTGCCGCTGTGGCTGTGGCTGTGGTATGGCCCTTGTCCCAATGGAAGACCCTGACGTCGGAGACTGGGGTTTTTGCTGGTGTGTAA
- the rplS gene encoding 50S ribosomal protein L19 has protein sequence MMNAVEQFEAAQLKDADSIPAFRSGDTVKVNVKIQEGNNTRLQAFQGVVIARNGAGLRETFVVRKVSFGVGVERRFPVHSPSIDSIELMRRGRVRRAKLYYLRKLRGKAARIVERRDNSQKAA, from the coding sequence ATTATGAATGCTGTAGAACAGTTTGAAGCTGCTCAGCTCAAGGATGCAGACAGCATCCCCGCTTTCCGCTCTGGCGATACCGTTAAGGTGAACGTCAAGATTCAGGAAGGCAACAACACTCGTCTTCAGGCCTTCCAGGGAGTGGTCATCGCCCGCAACGGTGCCGGTCTGCGCGAGACTTTTGTTGTCCGCAAGGTCAGCTTTGGCGTAGGTGTTGAACGTCGGTTCCCCGTCCATTCCCCGTCCATTGATTCCATCGAATTGATGCGCCGCGGTCGGGTTCGCCGTGCTAAGCTTTATTATCTGCGCAAGCTGCGTGGTAAGGCTGCACGTATTGTGGAACGTCGTGATAACAGTCAGAAAGCTGCTTAA
- a CDS encoding polyribonucleotide nucleotidyltransferase — MEGPDIKAVEAVIDNGDFGKRVLRFETGRLAQQADGAVAAYLDDDSMILSTTTAGSSPKENFDFFPLTVDVEEKMYAAGKIPGSFFRREGRPSNEAILACRIIDRPLRPLFPHTLRNEVQVVETVLSISPDDSYDMIAMNAASASTMISGLPFEGPVSGVRLALIDDQWVAFPRWSERERAVFELVVAGRVLDNGDVAIAMIEAGAGKNAWKLIYDEGMTKPDEVVVAGGLEAAKPFIKTICEAQNELKKAAAKETKDFPLFPEYTEDLYNRIDQIAHSDLNDALSIAEKLPRQDRIAQIKQGVVDTLAAEFTDMDDAEKEKEIGNAFKELQRQIVRTRILTEDYRIDGRGLRDIRTLSAEVDVVPRVHGSALFQRGETQILGVTTLNMLKMEQTTDALSGPSTKRYMHNYEMPPYSTGETGRVGSPKRREVGHGALAERALIPVLPSREKFPYAIRQVSEAIGSNGSTSMGSVCASTMSLLDAGVPLKAPVAGIAMGLVSGEVNGQMVYKTLTDILGAEDAFGDMDFKVAGTSEFITALQLDTKLDGIPADILAAALRQAYEARTTILEVINECIDGVNEMSPYAPRIISMTVPVDKIGEIIGPKGKMINEIQEKTGAEVTIEDDGTVYIASEGGNAAEEARKLIDQIANPHIPEEGEKYQGKVVKTTSFGAFVNLTPGTDGLLHISQIRNLANGDRIDAVEDVLREGDTVEVVVQGVDDKGKISLAIPGFEDQENNSRSGAGRGFGHSDRGNRGDRYDRGDRDDRSDRGDRSDRGDRSDRADRSSHNRRHDRSDRSDRADRSDRNDRSDRADRSDRNDRSDRADRGSRYDRRDEAGDDDRFDRSSRFRRYDDDDRSDRHNSRYEDDDRDYRSRRPRRDDRDDRSDRSDRSDRSDRSDRGDRYDRSDWGSHSRRSDRYADEDAYNEYRQGREERTARPRRRIRRDFDPFDED; from the coding sequence ATGGAGGGTCCCGATATTAAAGCAGTAGAAGCCGTTATTGATAACGGCGATTTTGGCAAGCGCGTTCTGCGCTTTGAGACAGGTCGTCTCGCCCAGCAGGCGGATGGGGCAGTTGCCGCTTATCTTGATGATGATTCCATGATTCTGTCAACGACTACGGCTGGAAGCAGTCCTAAGGAGAATTTCGATTTCTTTCCTCTGACTGTTGATGTTGAAGAAAAAATGTATGCAGCCGGGAAGATTCCCGGGTCTTTCTTCCGCCGGGAAGGCCGCCCATCCAACGAGGCTATTCTGGCCTGCCGCATTATTGATCGTCCTCTGCGGCCTCTGTTCCCTCACACTCTGCGTAATGAGGTCCAGGTTGTGGAAACAGTTTTGTCCATCAGCCCTGATGATTCTTATGACATGATTGCTATGAATGCCGCTTCGGCATCCACCATGATTTCCGGGCTACCTTTTGAAGGTCCGGTTTCCGGCGTCCGCTTGGCTCTGATTGATGATCAGTGGGTAGCCTTCCCTCGGTGGTCTGAGCGCGAACGGGCTGTTTTTGAACTGGTTGTTGCTGGTCGGGTGCTCGACAATGGAGACGTAGCTATAGCTATGATTGAGGCCGGAGCCGGTAAGAACGCATGGAAGCTCATTTATGATGAAGGCATGACCAAGCCGGATGAGGTTGTTGTTGCCGGCGGTCTTGAGGCTGCAAAGCCTTTCATCAAGACCATCTGCGAGGCTCAGAATGAGCTGAAGAAGGCAGCTGCCAAGGAAACTAAGGACTTCCCCCTCTTCCCTGAATACACTGAGGATCTTTACAATCGAATTGATCAGATTGCCCACAGCGACCTGAATGATGCCCTCTCTATTGCCGAGAAGCTTCCCCGCCAAGACCGGATTGCCCAGATTAAGCAGGGTGTTGTTGACACTCTGGCTGCGGAGTTCACCGATATGGACGATGCTGAGAAAGAAAAAGAAATTGGCAATGCCTTCAAGGAATTGCAGCGCCAGATTGTCCGTACCCGCATCCTGACCGAAGATTACCGAATCGATGGCCGTGGTCTGCGTGACATCAGGACCCTCTCTGCTGAAGTGGATGTAGTTCCCCGTGTTCACGGGTCTGCCCTCTTCCAGCGTGGAGAAACTCAGATCCTGGGCGTGACTACCCTGAATATGCTGAAGATGGAGCAGACAACTGATGCTCTGTCCGGTCCTAGCACCAAGCGGTATATGCATAATTATGAGATGCCTCCCTACAGCACCGGAGAAACCGGCCGCGTGGGCTCTCCCAAGCGCCGTGAGGTGGGGCATGGAGCCCTGGCTGAGCGGGCTCTGATCCCGGTTCTCCCTTCTCGGGAGAAGTTCCCCTATGCTATCCGGCAGGTGTCTGAAGCCATTGGCTCCAATGGTTCCACTTCTATGGGATCGGTCTGCGCTTCTACTATGTCCCTTCTGGATGCTGGTGTTCCCCTGAAAGCTCCGGTTGCCGGCATTGCTATGGGGCTGGTTTCCGGTGAAGTCAATGGCCAGATGGTCTACAAAACTTTGACTGATATTCTAGGTGCCGAAGATGCCTTTGGTGATATGGACTTCAAGGTAGCTGGAACATCGGAATTTATTACTGCCCTTCAGCTCGACACTAAGCTTGATGGTATTCCTGCTGATATTTTGGCTGCTGCTCTGCGTCAGGCTTATGAGGCCAGAACCACTATTCTTGAAGTCATCAACGAGTGCATTGATGGTGTTAACGAGATGAGCCCCTATGCTCCTCGGATTATCAGCATGACTGTTCCTGTGGATAAGATTGGCGAAATCATTGGGCCTAAGGGCAAGATGATTAACGAAATCCAGGAAAAGACCGGTGCTGAAGTCACCATTGAGGATGATGGTACTGTGTACATTGCATCCGAAGGCGGTAATGCCGCTGAAGAAGCCCGCAAGTTGATTGATCAAATTGCTAATCCTCATATTCCTGAAGAAGGGGAGAAGTATCAGGGCAAGGTTGTGAAAACCACTAGCTTTGGTGCCTTCGTCAACCTGACTCCCGGAACCGACGGACTTCTGCATATTTCACAGATTCGCAACCTGGCTAACGGTGATCGTATTGATGCTGTGGAAGATGTTTTGCGCGAAGGCGACACCGTTGAGGTAGTTGTTCAGGGCGTGGATGACAAGGGTAAGATTTCTCTGGCAATTCCTGGATTCGAAGATCAGGAAAACAACTCCCGTTCTGGGGCTGGCCGTGGTTTTGGCCATTCTGACAGGGGCAACCGTGGAGATAGGTATGACCGCGGAGACCGTGATGATCGTAGTGATCGCGGCGACCGGTCCGATCGTGGAGATCGTTCCGACCGCGCCGACCGGTCTTCTCATAACCGCCGTCATGACCGTTCTGATCGTTCCGACCGCGCCGACCGTTCTGACCGGAATGATCGTTCCGACCGCGCCGACCGTTCTGACCGGAATGATCGTTCCGACCGCGCCGACCGAGGCAGCCGTTACGACCGTAGAGATGAAGCAGGAGATGACGATCGCTTTGATCGTTCTTCCCGTTTCCGTCGTTATGACGATGACGACCGTTCTGACCGCCATAATTCCCGGTATGAGGATGACGACCGTGATTATCGTTCTCGCCGTCCCCGCCGTGATGATCGGGACGATAGGTCTGATCGTTCCGACCGTTCTGATCGTTCCGACCGTTCTGACCGTGGCGATAGGTATGACAGGTCCGACTGGGGTTCTCACAGCCGTCGTTCTGACCGCTATGCCGATGAAGATGCTTATAACGAGTATCGTCAAGGTCGTGAGGAAAGAACGGCCCGTCCCCGCCGCCGTATTCGCCGCGACTTCGATCCTTTCGACGAGGATTAA
- a CDS encoding DUF6020 family protein has product MTNSDRSTSIRPFPVHHSPAATIALVLRWILAGLVCLWLAFCTAVGPIYRANHSILTFAVGNWLILIFSFAIYLSLLASLVDLSRPHSRLKTVSKLLAARAKKLKKPVLTRLKGMRWIQQIQSKLTVHAKKSTSRKNPPALSLIKKITSSWRPWIITHTQYSWQIACIVGFFWLIFLALVPTIFGADALSQWNEAKRWIAYLNGSRPDYMESFNVVDVYPIAHYLWPTTSTYLTNQHNVVLTIITGSLLELSNQWTGSLDLGFIFLSLLQAAFALFCVSVTMARFFRFARPSRIYQDSSHLERNSTAGPWPRLIIIVFFSFNPLVVFSMPALTKSPLFAFAFLWWFGLWFEIFASPHTSKISRRRTAGLFLSSLIMLISAKYALYILAIQIILVLLSDRSRWRTWLAGLVLPLLIFQVGLNVAVGTGAIINGDPIESRGVQVQQIARVMKLDPLNISPKTKRQLQPIFNLYAMGNTYFPDDADRVKSSGGDPKIETYKWETVTAKDMSHLNEAWLDLGKRNPVIYLDAFLAKIYGYFDISDPPYVSAAYYVKTPQIDTRTSWIRYWLPGIREYIKDSSLRASSKPVIGQLMHGNFYVIICLMIICAEFILRRWTYLLRHFPLLLLMGVMVLSPANNFDRHMLPLAFVCLFMIITFIRESRRHISRSRRALPQ; this is encoded by the coding sequence ATGACGAATTCTGACAGGAGCACCAGCATCCGCCCTTTTCCGGTTCATCACTCCCCCGCTGCCACGATTGCCCTTGTCCTCCGCTGGATCCTTGCCGGACTGGTCTGCCTCTGGCTGGCTTTTTGTACCGCAGTTGGGCCCATTTACCGGGCAAACCATTCCATCCTTACCTTTGCCGTCGGTAACTGGCTGATTCTTATCTTTTCCTTCGCCATCTATCTGTCACTGCTTGCTTCCCTGGTAGATCTCAGCCGTCCCCATTCTCGTCTTAAGACGGTTAGCAAACTCTTGGCCGCCCGGGCGAAAAAGCTGAAAAAACCAGTATTAACACGGTTAAAAGGGATGCGATGGATACAACAGATACAATCTAAGCTGACCGTGCATGCGAAAAAATCCACCAGCCGGAAGAATCCACCCGCACTAAGTCTGATCAAAAAAATAACCTCCTCCTGGCGGCCCTGGATCATCACTCACACCCAGTATTCCTGGCAAATTGCCTGTATAGTGGGTTTTTTCTGGCTCATTTTTTTGGCCCTGGTCCCCACGATTTTTGGGGCCGATGCCCTCTCTCAATGGAATGAAGCGAAACGGTGGATTGCCTACCTGAACGGCAGTCGGCCTGACTATATGGAATCGTTCAATGTGGTGGATGTCTACCCCATTGCCCACTACTTATGGCCTACAACGTCGACTTATTTGACTAACCAGCATAACGTTGTTCTCACGATTATTACCGGCAGCCTGCTGGAACTATCCAACCAATGGACAGGTTCGCTGGACCTGGGTTTTATCTTCCTTTCCCTTCTGCAGGCAGCCTTTGCCCTTTTCTGCGTCAGCGTTACCATGGCCAGATTCTTCCGTTTTGCTCGTCCTTCCCGAATTTACCAGGATTCTTCCCACCTGGAGCGGAATTCTACAGCAGGACCGTGGCCCCGGCTGATTATCATCGTATTCTTTTCCTTTAATCCCCTGGTTGTTTTCAGCATGCCAGCCCTGACCAAGTCTCCTCTTTTTGCTTTCGCTTTTCTCTGGTGGTTCGGCCTCTGGTTTGAAATTTTCGCTTCCCCCCACACCAGCAAAATTTCCCGCCGCCGCACTGCCGGCCTCTTCCTCAGCAGCCTGATTATGCTGATATCAGCGAAATATGCCCTCTATATTCTGGCAATCCAGATTATTCTGGTTTTGCTCAGCGACAGAAGCCGGTGGAGAACCTGGCTGGCAGGGCTGGTCCTTCCCCTGCTGATTTTCCAGGTAGGGCTGAATGTGGCAGTTGGCACTGGAGCTATTATAAACGGAGATCCAATTGAAAGCCGTGGAGTTCAAGTCCAGCAAATCGCCAGGGTGATGAAGCTGGATCCCCTGAATATCTCCCCCAAAACAAAGCGCCAACTCCAACCTATTTTCAACCTTTATGCCATGGGAAATACATATTTCCCCGATGATGCCGACAGGGTCAAATCTTCCGGCGGAGACCCAAAAATTGAAACATACAAGTGGGAAACAGTAACAGCCAAGGATATGTCTCACTTAAATGAAGCCTGGCTTGATTTGGGCAAACGGAATCCAGTAATTTATCTGGATGCTTTTCTGGCTAAAATTTATGGGTATTTTGATATTTCCGATCCCCCTTATGTATCTGCTGCTTATTATGTGAAAACCCCACAGATTGACACGCGGACTTCATGGATCCGCTACTGGCTGCCCGGTATTCGGGAATATATCAAAGACAGCTCGTTGAGGGCATCATCCAAGCCGGTTATTGGCCAACTCATGCACGGAAATTTTTATGTGATTATATGTCTGATGATCATCTGTGCTGAATTTATTCTCCGACGCTGGACCTATCTCCTGCGGCATTTTCCCCTTCTTCTGCTGATGGGGGTTATGGTTTTATCTCCGGCCAATAATTTTGACCGGCACATGCTTCCTTTAGCTTTTGTTTGTCTTTTTATGATAATAACTTTTATCCGTGAGTCCCGCAGGCATATTTCTCGCAGTCGCCGGGCCCTGCCTCAGTAA
- the mscL gene encoding large conductance mechanosensitive channel protein MscL has protein sequence MFKGFREFIARGNMVEMAVAFVMGSAVTAIVTSLVTSIINPLIAAIFKMPNMSKVWNVTLNGSTIKFGAFIGAIINFLIIALVVYFCIVVPMNKFTALLNRNKADDEEEELDNEAQQTQLLSEIKELLAAEAHNPTAPSSPSQSEQA, from the coding sequence ATGTTTAAAGGATTCAGAGAATTCATTGCCCGCGGAAATATGGTTGAAATGGCTGTTGCCTTTGTTATGGGTTCCGCCGTCACTGCCATCGTCACCTCTCTGGTTACGAGTATCATCAACCCCCTGATTGCTGCCATCTTTAAGATGCCCAACATGAGCAAAGTCTGGAATGTGACTCTTAATGGTTCCACCATTAAGTTTGGTGCCTTCATCGGGGCCATTATCAACTTCCTGATTATCGCCCTGGTTGTCTACTTCTGCATTGTAGTTCCCATGAATAAATTCACAGCTTTGCTTAACCGCAACAAGGCCGATGACGAGGAAGAAGAGCTCGACAATGAGGCCCAACAGACCCAGCTCCTGTCTGAGATTAAGGAACTCCTGGCTGCAGAAGCTCATAATCCTACTGCGCCTTCTTCTCCCAGTCAGTCTGAACAGGCTTAG
- the serS gene encoding serine--tRNA ligase, producing MLDIQFIRENSDIVKESQRKRGESVELVDEVLQADKQRRDSLSQYETTRAEQKRIGKTVAAASAEERPAIIARTKELSARVSAFKDAADKATEEYTAAMWKLSNIVEPEAPEGGEDDYVVVKKVGQLRDFAAEGFDPKNHLELGEGVAGIDMKRGVKVSGSRFYFLRGAVARLELAMLTMGVDQAEAHGFIMTTTPTLVRPEIMAGTGFLNSHADEIYRLREPDDQYLVGTSEVALAGMHEDEILDLSKGPLRYAGWSSCYRREAGSAGKDTMGIIRVHQFNKVEMFVYCRQEDSYAQHQNLLAMEQEMLGKVEVPYRIIDTAAGDLGSSAARKFDCEAWVPTQGRYRELTSTSNCTEYQARRLNIRERTEDGSTRPVSTLNGTLATTRWLVAILENHQQADGSIEIPAALRPYMGGRQVIDPVAWEA from the coding sequence ATGCTTGATATTCAATTTATTCGTGAAAATTCTGATATTGTCAAGGAATCCCAGCGTAAGCGAGGCGAATCGGTGGAGCTGGTTGATGAGGTTCTGCAGGCTGATAAACAGCGCCGTGATTCCTTGTCTCAGTATGAGACTACCAGAGCTGAGCAGAAGCGGATTGGTAAGACTGTTGCCGCTGCTTCCGCAGAGGAGCGTCCGGCTATTATTGCCCGGACCAAGGAGTTGTCTGCCCGGGTGTCGGCTTTCAAAGATGCCGCCGATAAGGCGACCGAAGAATACACGGCCGCCATGTGGAAGCTGTCTAACATTGTTGAGCCGGAAGCCCCGGAAGGCGGGGAAGATGATTACGTGGTGGTGAAGAAGGTTGGCCAGCTGCGTGATTTTGCTGCCGAGGGTTTTGATCCTAAGAATCATCTGGAGCTGGGCGAAGGCGTTGCAGGAATTGATATGAAGAGGGGAGTGAAGGTTTCCGGATCTCGCTTCTATTTTCTGCGCGGGGCTGTGGCCCGTCTGGAGCTTGCCATGCTGACCATGGGAGTGGACCAGGCAGAGGCTCATGGTTTTATTATGACGACTACTCCCACCCTGGTCCGTCCCGAAATCATGGCTGGTACAGGTTTTCTTAATTCTCACGCTGATGAAATTTATCGTCTTCGTGAGCCCGATGACCAGTATTTAGTAGGGACATCTGAGGTTGCTTTAGCTGGAATGCATGAAGATGAAATTCTGGATTTGAGCAAGGGACCTTTGCGGTATGCTGGCTGGTCCAGCTGCTACAGGCGGGAGGCCGGAAGCGCCGGCAAAGATACGATGGGCATTATTCGTGTTCATCAGTTTAATAAGGTAGAGATGTTTGTTTACTGCCGGCAGGAGGATTCTTACGCTCAGCATCAGAATCTTCTGGCTATGGAGCAGGAGATGCTGGGAAAAGTGGAGGTTCCTTACCGGATTATTGATACCGCTGCCGGAGATTTGGGTTCTTCAGCTGCCCGCAAGTTCGATTGCGAGGCCTGGGTACCTACTCAAGGAAGGTATCGCGAGCTGACATCCACTTCCAACTGCACCGAGTACCAGGCCCGTCGTTTGAATATTCGTGAGCGGACTGAGGATGGTTCTACCCGTCCGGTATCAACTCTGAATGGTACTTTAGCGACGACCCGTTGGCTGGTGGCTATTCTGGAGAATCATCAGCAGGCGGACGGATCCATTGAGATTCCTGCTGCTTTGCGTCCTTATATGGGCGGCCGACAGGTTATTGATCCTGTTGCCTGGGAAGCTTAG